The following are encoded in a window of Prochlorococcus marinus CUG1417 genomic DNA:
- a CDS encoding peroxiredoxin, protein MSLRVGQEAPDFSATAVYDQEFKEITLSGLRGKWVVLFFYPLDFTFVCPTEITAFSDRYQDFSALNTEILGVSVDSKHCHLAWIQTPRNEGGIGDINYPLVSDLKREICQAYNVLNDDGEADRGLFLINPEGVVMHTTVNKAPVGRNVDETLRILQGYQYVAANPDEVCPANWTPGEKTMLEDPKGSKEYFSAL, encoded by the coding sequence ATGAGCTTAAGAGTTGGCCAAGAAGCACCAGACTTTAGTGCTACAGCAGTATATGATCAAGAGTTTAAGGAGATTACACTTTCAGGTCTAAGAGGTAAATGGGTTGTTCTATTTTTTTACCCACTAGATTTTACTTTTGTATGTCCTACTGAAATCACTGCATTTAGTGATAGATACCAAGATTTCTCAGCACTTAATACGGAAATACTTGGGGTATCAGTTGATAGCAAACACTGTCATTTAGCTTGGATACAAACCCCAAGAAATGAAGGTGGAATAGGTGATATTAACTATCCGTTAGTTTCTGACTTAAAAAGAGAAATCTGCCAAGCGTACAATGTCCTTAATGATGATGGAGAGGCCGATAGAGGTTTATTTCTTATCAATCCTGAAGGAGTAGTTATGCATACGACTGTTAACAAGGCTCCTGTAGGTAGAAATGTTGATGAAACACTAAGGATTCTTCAAGGTTATCAATACGTTGCAGCGAACCCAGATGAAGTATGTCCAGCAAACTGGACCCCCGGAGAGAAAACAATGTTAGAGGATCCCAAAGGTAGCAAGGAATATTTTTCTGCGCTATAG
- the ftsH gene encoding ATP-dependent zinc metalloprotease FtsH: MFRSKFSYSDSKSSYSDLLKDIETGKIESIFFYPRQREIDVLYKNGDKFKIPILYNDQLILEKATENKVDLTINNSRKEASAANSFASISLFLIFILAVVLILRSTSKLASRAFGFTKNQAKFVTIDDVETRFDDVAGVPEAAEELKEVITFLKEPKKFESLGAKVPKGVLLIGPPGTGKTLLAKAIAGESGVPFLSISASEFVELFVGVGASRVRDLFSKAKEKSPCIIFIDEIDSIGRQRGSGIGGGNDEREQTLNQLLTELDGFADNSGIIVLAATNRPDILDAALLRPGRFDRKIEVMLPDLDGRKKILSVHSLSKPLSGEVDLGYWASRTVGFSGADLANLMNESAIHCARDESKLISDLHIENALDKITIGLRSSLITSPNMKKIIAYNEVGRAIVSAVRNGIESVDKITILPRSGSLGGYTKICPDEDVISSGLISKKFLFSKIEIALAGRAAETIVFGESEITQCSLNDISYATNIVREMVTKYGFSIIGPISMESDNNEMYLGDGLFRRKPLIAENTSSRIDNEIINISKISLNNSIKILKKNRVLLDKLVDILLIQETIDKKVFKLTTSKLLKV, from the coding sequence GTGTTTAGATCAAAATTCTCATATTCAGATTCTAAATCAAGTTATTCGGATCTTCTAAAAGATATAGAGACGGGGAAAATAGAATCAATATTTTTCTATCCTAGGCAGAGAGAAATTGATGTTCTATATAAAAATGGCGATAAATTTAAAATACCTATCCTTTACAACGATCAATTAATCCTTGAAAAGGCTACTGAAAACAAGGTGGATCTAACTATTAACAATAGTAGAAAAGAAGCCTCAGCTGCAAATTCATTTGCTTCAATAAGCCTTTTCCTGATTTTTATATTAGCTGTAGTTTTAATATTGAGGAGTACATCAAAATTGGCTTCCAGAGCCTTTGGTTTTACCAAAAATCAAGCTAAATTTGTAACTATTGATGATGTAGAAACGCGATTCGATGATGTAGCTGGTGTCCCTGAAGCCGCTGAGGAATTAAAAGAGGTAATAACATTTTTGAAAGAACCAAAGAAATTTGAAAGTCTTGGAGCAAAAGTTCCTAAGGGAGTTCTTTTAATTGGCCCACCAGGAACAGGTAAAACTTTATTGGCTAAAGCAATTGCTGGTGAATCAGGAGTGCCTTTTCTCTCAATATCGGCATCAGAGTTTGTTGAACTTTTTGTTGGTGTTGGTGCAAGCCGAGTTCGCGATCTTTTTTCTAAGGCTAAGGAAAAATCTCCCTGTATAATTTTCATTGATGAAATTGATTCTATAGGAAGGCAAAGAGGTTCTGGGATCGGAGGAGGAAATGATGAAAGAGAACAAACCCTTAATCAGCTTTTAACTGAATTAGATGGTTTTGCTGATAATTCTGGGATTATTGTTTTGGCAGCAACAAATAGACCAGATATTTTAGATGCAGCATTATTAAGACCAGGTAGATTTGATAGAAAAATTGAAGTAATGCTTCCAGATTTAGATGGAAGAAAAAAAATTCTTTCAGTTCACTCACTTTCCAAACCACTTTCAGGCGAAGTTGACTTAGGATATTGGGCTTCTAGGACAGTTGGATTTTCGGGAGCAGATCTTGCAAATTTGATGAATGAGAGTGCTATTCACTGTGCAAGAGATGAATCTAAATTGATCAGTGATCTTCATATAGAAAATGCTCTTGATAAAATTACCATCGGCCTGAGAAGTTCATTAATAACTTCTCCAAATATGAAAAAAATTATTGCTTATAACGAGGTAGGTAGAGCTATTGTATCTGCTGTGAGAAATGGAATCGAATCAGTTGATAAAATTACGATCTTACCTAGATCTGGATCTTTAGGGGGATATACAAAAATATGCCCTGACGAAGATGTAATTTCTAGTGGCTTGATTTCAAAAAAATTTTTATTTTCAAAAATTGAAATTGCTTTAGCTGGAAGAGCGGCAGAAACGATAGTTTTTGGTGAAAGTGAAATTACACAATGCTCATTAAATGATATCTCTTATGCGACAAATATCGTAAGGGAAATGGTAACAAAATATGGATTCTCAATTATTGGTCCAATTTCAATGGAATCTGATAATAATGAAATGTATTTAGGAGATGGATTATTTAGAAGAAAGCCTCTCATAGCAGAAAATACTAGTTCTAGAATAGATAATGAAATCATAAATATTTCAAAAATTTCATTAAATAATTCAATAAAAATATTGAAAAAAAATAGAGTCTTATTAGATAAATTAGTTGATATACTTCTAATTCAAGAAACTATAGATAAAAAAGTTTTTAAATTAACAACTTCTAAATTGTTGAAAGTTTGA
- the rpmF gene encoding 50S ribosomal protein L32: MAVPKKKKSKSKRNQRHAVWKGKAAIAAQKAISLGKSVLTGKAQGFVYPIEEEEEE, translated from the coding sequence ATGGCTGTACCAAAGAAGAAAAAATCAAAGAGCAAAAGGAACCAAAGGCACGCTGTTTGGAAAGGGAAAGCAGCAATAGCAGCTCAAAAAGCTATATCTTTAGGCAAATCAGTTTTAACTGGAAAAGCTCAAGGATTTGTTTATCCTATTGAAGAAGAAGAAGAAGAATAG
- a CDS encoding DUF565 domain-containing protein, translated as MQKTNFSRIIYQLNNLFFGFLSDTWRKKSIGLISVLIGYFLFANFLTKFISEGKNELIMVPIIIIFIEIIIRIKPSASSKFYYLWTVVDKLRIGAIYAVILEAFKLGS; from the coding sequence ATGCAAAAAACTAATTTTTCGAGAATCATCTATCAGTTAAATAATTTATTTTTTGGGTTTCTAAGTGATACTTGGAGGAAAAAATCTATTGGTCTAATTTCTGTTTTGATAGGTTATTTTTTGTTTGCCAATTTTCTAACAAAATTTATATCTGAAGGTAAAAATGAGTTAATTATGGTTCCAATAATTATCATTTTTATTGAAATCATTATAAGAATTAAACCTTCCGCAAGTTCAAAATTTTATTATCTATGGACCGTAGTTGATAAATTAAGAATTGGTGCAATTTATGCCGTTATACTTGAAGCATTTAAATTGGGATCTTAA
- a CDS encoding HAD-IA family hydrolase encodes MTYLEGVYWDLDGTIANTELEAHLPAFNNAFNDLGINWNWDTNKYIKLLKINGGKNRIAYYAKSNNYDFSEDLILKIHETKQFHYLEIIKKNCVSFKTGVFRLINELHRKKVRQFIVTSSSRNQVDLLVEYLFHGFNPFEFIISSEDVELKKPNPFPYLKAIQLSGINKNNSIVFEDSNPGLKSSLAANLPTIFVPSNIPVVLEKNIKLDCILDSLGDENNVANVIKGPKLKKSYVDFSFLSDYLVSFSNAKN; translated from the coding sequence GTGACTTATCTTGAGGGGGTTTATTGGGATTTAGATGGTACCATCGCAAATACTGAATTAGAGGCACATTTACCTGCTTTTAATAATGCTTTCAATGATCTTGGTATTAATTGGAATTGGGATACAAATAAATACATAAAACTTTTGAAGATAAATGGGGGTAAAAATAGGATTGCTTATTACGCTAAATCGAATAATTATGATTTCTCAGAAGATTTAATTCTCAAGATTCATGAAACAAAGCAGTTTCATTATTTAGAAATTATAAAAAAAAATTGTGTTAGTTTCAAAACTGGTGTTTTTAGATTAATAAATGAATTACATAGAAAAAAAGTAAGACAATTTATTGTTACTTCAAGTTCAAGAAATCAAGTTGATCTTCTTGTTGAATACCTTTTTCATGGCTTCAATCCTTTTGAGTTCATTATTTCAAGTGAAGACGTTGAATTAAAGAAACCAAATCCATTTCCTTATTTAAAGGCAATTCAATTAAGTGGTATAAACAAAAATAACTCAATTGTTTTCGAAGACTCCAACCCAGGATTAAAATCTTCCTTGGCAGCTAACTTACCCACAATTTTTGTTCCTTCAAATATCCCAGTTGTTCTTGAAAAAAATATTAAATTAGATTGTATTCTAGACAGTCTTGGTGACGAGAATAATGTGGCAAATGTAATTAAAGGTCCTAAACTAAAAAAATCATATGTTGACTTTAGCTTTCTAAGTGATTATTTAGTGTCTTTTAGTAATGCAAAAAACTAA
- a CDS encoding YkgJ family cysteine cluster protein, with amino-acid sequence MKSWTCIENCGACCKFELNERSDLTDKLNKEDIALINSMTAKDGWCKNLDRENKKCLIYETRPHFCRVSEFSTAFKGYLKSGDKFLIDCCKQHISSNYGYQSKEMKTYKIAVSEK; translated from the coding sequence ATGAAATCATGGACATGTATAGAAAATTGCGGAGCTTGTTGTAAATTCGAATTGAATGAAAGAAGTGATTTGACTGACAAACTGAACAAAGAAGATATAGCTTTGATAAATTCGATGACTGCTAAAGACGGTTGGTGTAAAAACCTAGACAGAGAAAATAAGAAATGCTTAATTTATGAAACCAGACCACATTTTTGCCGGGTAAGTGAATTTTCAACTGCATTTAAAGGATATTTGAAATCTGGTGATAAATTTTTAATAGATTGCTGCAAACAACATATTTCATCAAATTATGGATATCAAAGTAAAGAGATGAAAACTTATAAAATTGCTGTTTCAGAAAAATGA
- a CDS encoding TMEM165/GDT1 family protein, producing the protein MNSKLEKKENNIEKSFFSIFITTFTTIFIAELGDKTQIATLMLSAESGRPIIVFLGSSLALISSSIVGVLIGKWVSKKISPSKFALSTGALMILISIFLAYETFKNYF; encoded by the coding sequence ATGAATAGTAAATTAGAAAAAAAAGAAAACAATATAGAAAAAAGTTTTTTTTCTATATTCATAACGACTTTTACAACAATTTTTATTGCTGAACTTGGCGATAAAACTCAGATAGCAACATTAATGCTTTCTGCTGAATCCGGCAGGCCAATAATTGTTTTTCTTGGAAGTTCTCTAGCATTAATAAGCTCTAGCATAGTTGGGGTTCTTATTGGTAAATGGGTATCAAAAAAAATATCTCCTAGCAAATTTGCTTTATCTACTGGTGCTTTAATGATATTGATAAGTATATTTTTAGCATATGAAACTTTCAAAAATTATTTTTAA
- a CDS encoding TMEM165/GDT1 family protein: MVLSLLLSTFLTVFIAELGDKTQLATLTISGTSNKPLAVFLGSSSALVFASLLGALTGGSISSFLPEVVLKSIASITFFIIGIRLFINSFSIEKEEKEEKKNN, from the coding sequence ATGGTTTTAAGTTTATTACTATCAACATTTCTAACAGTTTTCATAGCTGAATTAGGTGACAAAACTCAACTAGCTACTTTAACTATAAGCGGCACTTCAAATAAACCATTAGCAGTTTTTCTAGGATCATCTTCAGCACTTGTTTTTGCGAGTTTACTAGGAGCTTTAACAGGCGGTTCTATTTCAAGTTTTTTACCCGAAGTAGTTCTTAAGTCAATAGCCTCCATTACATTTTTCATCATAGGTATAAGGCTTTTCATCAACTCTTTCTCCATCGAAAAAGAAGAAAAAGAAGAGAAAAAAAATAATTAG
- a CDS encoding RNB domain-containing ribonuclease: MFTTSSIIDNLNQSEGLEYKKLCRLLKITKKSDKDKLDIALTALEKLEIINKNEDDEYTCIKNSDHLVAKIRCSSKGYCFAVRGKEEEDIYIKENLLNYAWNGDKVLVRIIKEGYRRRSPEGIVDCILERSNQILLSKVEIINNDVYAIPIDDRILSKIKLPKENKKYTFKADNKNIVKVEIDRFPIGQEEGLGHVIQELKLNNNEEYDTDFVLSKSNIVKSYNLNNLDSKKTEKRDRIDLTDKNSYLFKSWNSNNSPMLPMIQIEQEKNKSTKLWIHTNNLAERIDLTSKKSLEILFKGFESLPLLNDWQNYLSEAIRNDSEFKLDEKNEAISLCLHLDSDNEIINWSFHLTLVKCSLIVRSEHTEALLTRKSKSRITSRVLKPIKEYIEDLDKILEISCSFRQRHILEGKVEIPSPLNNIEALKEFFIHNPAEYSKGYFESLNKGDCQTYLSSILYEANLIWFKHSNQYGLKSAGYISKGIDYVNANEIIKYSEFIDNDIELNEDGNCTFSQVIKLCGDDNKKRILHKLLINEFNNNEIRLISKNIDNDESEKLFISPWTIPGFDFTNLINQYCIFNMIINGKKSKKNNINPINISESNSLDLVNWDIFNSSISKNLEILFNKFVIDKLNEFKYKVNQYKSNMINIKKVRKAEKLLGNIYSGFILSVQTYGFFVEISELNVEGLVHVSTLNNDWYEYRSRQNLLIGRKSKKSYKVGDAIEVKIIKVDILKYQIDLELT; the protein is encoded by the coding sequence ATGTTCACAACATCTTCAATAATTGATAATCTTAATCAGTCGGAAGGGTTAGAATATAAAAAATTATGCAGATTATTAAAAATAACAAAGAAATCTGATAAAGATAAATTAGATATTGCTTTAACAGCTTTAGAAAAACTTGAAATAATTAATAAGAATGAAGATGATGAGTATACCTGCATAAAAAATAGTGATCATCTTGTCGCCAAAATAAGATGTAGTAGCAAAGGTTATTGCTTTGCTGTAAGGGGAAAAGAAGAAGAAGATATTTATATTAAAGAAAATCTACTTAACTATGCATGGAATGGAGATAAAGTTTTAGTAAGGATAATAAAAGAGGGTTATAGAAGAAGATCACCTGAAGGAATTGTTGATTGTATTCTTGAAAGATCAAATCAAATACTTCTTTCTAAAGTTGAAATAATAAACAATGATGTATATGCAATCCCAATAGACGATAGGATCCTTTCTAAAATTAAACTTCCAAAAGAGAATAAAAAATACACTTTCAAAGCAGACAATAAGAATATAGTAAAAGTTGAGATTGATAGATTTCCCATAGGTCAAGAAGAAGGACTAGGTCATGTGATACAAGAACTAAAACTAAACAATAATGAGGAATATGATACAGACTTTGTTTTATCTAAAAGCAATATCGTTAAGTCATACAATTTAAATAATCTTGATTCAAAAAAAACAGAAAAAAGGGACAGGATAGACCTCACAGATAAAAACTCTTATTTATTCAAAAGTTGGAATTCTAATAATTCTCCAATGCTCCCAATGATTCAAATAGAGCAGGAAAAAAATAAAAGTACTAAATTATGGATACATACAAATAATCTTGCAGAAAGAATAGATCTAACTAGTAAAAAATCTCTAGAAATATTATTTAAAGGCTTTGAATCTTTACCCTTATTAAATGATTGGCAAAACTACCTTAGTGAAGCCATAAGAAATGATTCTGAATTTAAACTTGATGAAAAGAATGAAGCAATAAGCCTCTGTCTGCATTTAGATAGTGATAATGAAATAATTAATTGGTCATTTCATCTTACTTTAGTAAAATGTTCTCTTATTGTTAGAAGTGAACATACTGAGGCGCTTCTAACTAGAAAAAGTAAATCAAGAATAACCTCTCGCGTATTAAAACCTATAAAGGAATACATAGAAGATTTAGATAAAATACTTGAAATTTCATGTTCATTCAGACAAAGACATATTTTGGAGGGTAAGGTTGAAATTCCTTCGCCACTCAATAATATAGAAGCTCTAAAAGAATTTTTTATTCACAATCCAGCTGAATATTCAAAAGGATATTTTGAATCATTAAATAAGGGAGATTGCCAAACTTACCTTTCGTCAATACTGTATGAAGCTAATTTAATATGGTTTAAACATTCAAATCAATATGGCTTAAAAAGCGCAGGATACATCTCAAAGGGAATAGATTACGTTAATGCAAATGAAATTATTAAATATTCAGAATTTATTGATAATGATATAGAGCTCAATGAAGATGGTAATTGCACATTTAGTCAAGTAATTAAATTATGTGGCGATGATAATAAAAAAAGAATCTTACATAAACTTCTAATTAATGAATTTAATAACAATGAAATAAGGTTGATATCTAAAAATATTGATAATGATGAATCAGAAAAATTATTTATTTCTCCATGGACAATTCCTGGATTTGACTTCACCAATCTTATAAACCAGTACTGTATTTTTAATATGATAATAAATGGTAAGAAATCAAAGAAAAATAATATTAATCCAATCAATATATCGGAAAGTAATTCATTAGACTTAGTAAATTGGGATATATTTAATTCGTCAATTTCAAAAAATCTAGAAATATTATTTAACAAATTTGTAATAGATAAACTTAATGAATTCAAGTACAAAGTGAACCAATACAAATCTAATATGATAAATATAAAAAAAGTAAGAAAAGCAGAAAAATTACTAGGTAATATTTATAGTGGTTTTATATTATCAGTGCAAACATACGGTTTCTTCGTTGAGATATCAGAACTAAATGTAGAGGGTTTAGTACACGTCAGCACTCTTAATAATGATTGGTATGAATACAGATCAAGGCAAAATCTATTGATTGGAAGAAAATCTAAAAAATCATATAAAGTTGGAGATGCAATAGAAGTTAAAATCATAAAAGTAGATATTCTTAAATATCAAATTGATTTAGAATTAACATAA
- a CDS encoding DUF2996 domain-containing protein — MEENLDKNNEVNNEISDNTTKSKSEEIKELKSEKVINMELNNGDSESNTASKVVTKNEIDIPTKSIPKPKKELPIEKKPFQEFINVHLIPALKEEINQRGLEIKNINLTNTNRPIAGDKCWVINCEIKDTCNFWLSFEKDEISSLKSISLSKPNQKPSIIESFLIDEKRITLKLIISRVLQRLNGQKLIGVN; from the coding sequence ATGGAAGAAAATTTAGATAAAAATAATGAAGTAAATAATGAAATATCTGACAACACTACTAAATCAAAATCTGAGGAAATAAAAGAACTTAAATCAGAAAAAGTTATCAATATGGAATTAAATAATGGCGATTCTGAAAGTAATACTGCTTCTAAAGTTGTTACAAAAAATGAAATTGATATTCCCACCAAATCTATCCCTAAACCCAAAAAAGAACTGCCAATAGAGAAAAAGCCTTTCCAAGAATTTATTAACGTACATTTAATTCCTGCACTAAAGGAAGAGATTAATCAAAGAGGATTAGAAATAAAAAATATTAATCTCACAAACACCAATAGACCTATTGCTGGAGACAAATGTTGGGTAATAAATTGTGAAATTAAAGATACATGTAACTTTTGGTTATCCTTTGAGAAAGATGAAATTAGTTCATTAAAAAGTATTTCTTTATCAAAACCTAATCAAAAACCCAGCATTATTGAATCTTTTCTTATCGACGAAAAAAGAATTACCCTGAAGTTAATTATTTCAAGAGTACTTCAGAGATTGAATGGACAAAAGTTAATTGGAGTTAATTAA
- the acsF gene encoding magnesium-protoporphyrin IX monomethyl ester (oxidative) cyclase, whose protein sequence is MTQSTIESKNKKDVNNGKIPAKETILSPRFYTTDFEAMENMDLSINEEELEAICEEFRKDYNRHHFVRNSEFEGAAEKLDPETRELFVDFLEGSCTSEFSGFLLYKELSKRIKDKNPLLAECFAHMARDEARHAGFLNKSMSDFGLQLDLGFLTANKDYTYFPPRSIFYATYLSEKIGYWRYIAIYRHLEKNPDSKIFPLFNYFENWCQDENRHGDFFDALMKAQPRTVKSLSQKITIGGSTFTHPLFDYFHRFRYFLNNLPLTSKLWSRFFLLAVFATMYARDLGIKKDFYASLGLNAKDYDQYVINKTNETAARVFPVVMDVYDKSFYGRLDKIVENNKVLSDIANSDGNKVSKTFKKLPKYLSNGYQLLRLYLLKPLDSKDFQPSIR, encoded by the coding sequence ATGACTCAATCAACTATTGAATCAAAAAATAAGAAAGATGTTAATAATGGGAAGATACCAGCGAAAGAAACAATTTTGTCTCCAAGATTCTACACAACAGACTTTGAGGCGATGGAAAATATGGATTTATCAATAAACGAGGAGGAATTGGAAGCTATATGTGAAGAATTTAGGAAAGATTACAATAGGCATCATTTTGTAAGAAATAGTGAATTTGAAGGTGCTGCAGAAAAATTAGATCCTGAAACAAGAGAGCTTTTTGTTGATTTTCTTGAGGGAAGTTGTACTTCTGAATTTTCAGGTTTTTTACTTTACAAGGAACTTAGCAAAAGGATTAAAGATAAAAATCCCCTTCTTGCTGAATGCTTTGCACATATGGCCAGAGACGAAGCTAGACATGCAGGTTTTTTGAATAAGTCAATGAGTGACTTTGGCCTACAGTTAGATTTAGGCTTTTTAACAGCCAATAAAGATTACACTTATTTCCCACCAAGAAGTATTTTTTACGCCACTTATCTATCTGAAAAAATAGGTTATTGGAGATACATAGCAATTTATAGGCATCTTGAAAAGAACCCAGATAGCAAGATTTTTCCACTATTTAATTACTTTGAGAATTGGTGTCAAGATGAAAATAGACATGGTGATTTCTTTGATGCATTAATGAAAGCACAACCACGTACCGTTAAATCATTAAGCCAAAAAATTACCATTGGGGGCTCTACCTTTACACATCCACTATTTGATTATTTTCATAGATTTAGATACTTTTTGAACAATCTTCCATTAACATCTAAGTTGTGGTCTAGATTTTTCTTACTTGCTGTATTTGCAACTATGTATGCGAGGGATTTGGGAATCAAGAAAGATTTCTACGCTTCTCTAGGATTAAATGCTAAAGATTACGACCAGTATGTTATCAACAAAACAAATGAAACTGCAGCTAGAGTTTTCCCTGTGGTAATGGACGTTTATGATAAATCTTTTTATGGAAGATTAGACAAAATAGTAGAGAATAATAAGGTTCTTTCCGATATTGCAAACAGTGATGGAAATAAAGTATCTAAAACTTTTAAGAAATTACCTAAATATTTATCAAACGGTTACCAGTTATTAAGACTATACTTATTAAAACCTCTTGATAGCAAAGATTTCCAACCTTCGATTAGATAA
- a CDS encoding TldD/PmbA family protein, producing the protein MLSSQIKFNEITFGCCNKDLLEEIIFYGMGLGADFVEIFIENTDNSSVLAEDDFITSVSPSFGRGAGIRIFKDKKDGFVSTNDLTKNGLMRSVSQAIEMLDITDNKNREVFNGLDKHRDYSLSKKKWINEVPSIHEISEKLLVSTKALKKNNKIITRKGSYSRNLQEVIIASSDGTYVSDIRLYQTVGLNVIASDAQYRSSGSRRFGSSGMPNEFRLWDHEKAANDVFESSMNMLYADYVDAGQMPVVLANKFGGVIFHEACGHLLETTQIERGTTPFENKLNEKIAHESVTAIDEGISEGSFGSLSVDDEGMEPEKSVLIKDGILKKFISDRAGELRTGHKRTGSGRRQNYSFAAASRMRNTYIAKGEHSKEDLINSISDGLYCKSMGGGSVGATGQFNFAVEEGYLIKNGKLTNPVKGATLIGEAKEVMPKISMCGNDLELAPGFCGSISGSVNVTVGQPHIKVDSITVGGR; encoded by the coding sequence ATGCTTTCGTCACAAATCAAATTTAATGAAATCACTTTTGGTTGTTGCAATAAAGATTTATTAGAAGAAATTATTTTCTATGGGATGGGACTTGGGGCTGATTTTGTAGAAATATTTATAGAGAATACAGACAACTCAAGCGTTCTAGCTGAAGATGATTTCATTACAAGTGTAAGTCCATCATTTGGAAGGGGTGCTGGTATTAGAATCTTCAAAGATAAAAAGGATGGATTTGTAAGTACAAATGATTTAACAAAGAATGGCTTGATGAGGTCGGTATCACAAGCTATTGAGATGTTAGACATAACAGATAATAAAAATAGAGAAGTATTTAATGGTCTAGATAAACATAGGGACTATAGTTTATCCAAGAAAAAATGGATTAATGAAGTCCCATCGATTCATGAGATAAGTGAAAAACTATTAGTCAGCACAAAGGCTCTTAAAAAAAATAATAAAATAATAACTAGAAAAGGAAGCTACTCAAGAAATCTCCAAGAGGTAATCATAGCCTCTAGCGATGGAACCTATGTCTCAGATATTAGGTTATATCAAACAGTTGGACTCAACGTGATTGCTAGTGATGCCCAATATAGATCTAGTGGAAGTAGAAGATTTGGGTCGTCAGGAATGCCTAATGAATTCAGATTATGGGATCACGAAAAAGCAGCTAATGATGTATTCGAAAGCTCAATGAACATGCTATACGCAGATTATGTTGATGCTGGACAAATGCCTGTTGTATTAGCTAATAAATTTGGTGGTGTTATATTCCACGAAGCCTGCGGTCATTTACTTGAAACTACTCAAATAGAGAGAGGAACAACACCTTTTGAGAATAAATTGAATGAAAAAATTGCACATGAATCCGTAACAGCAATAGATGAAGGAATTTCAGAGGGATCCTTTGGTTCATTATCAGTAGATGATGAAGGTATGGAACCCGAAAAATCAGTTCTTATAAAAGATGGAATTTTAAAAAAATTCATATCTGACAGGGCAGGTGAATTGAGAACTGGCCATAAAAGAACAGGAAGTGGAAGAAGACAAAATTATTCTTTTGCTGCAGCTTCACGAATGAGAAATACTTATATAGCTAAAGGTGAGCACTCTAAAGAGGATTTAATCAATAGTATTAGTGATGGTCTTTACTGCAAATCAATGGGTGGTGGCAGTGTAGGTGCTACAGGACAATTTAATTTTGCAGTAGAAGAAGGATATCTTATTAAAAATGGAAAATTAACTAATCCAGTAAAGGGAGCAACTTTGATTGGTGAGGCTAAAGAAGTTATGCCAAAAATATCAATGTGCGGAAATGACCTCGAATTAGCTCCTGGATTCTGTGGATCCATCAGTGGAAGTGTCAACGTAACTGTAGGCCAACCTCATATTAAGGTTGATTCAATAACTGTTGGCGGAAGATAG